Proteins from a genomic interval of Streptomyces fodineus:
- a CDS encoding ATP-binding protein, producing MTTEPRGNDTPPSEDGYERTFSFAGELRNVTEARLAAEEFLRALATRTPPAAHEYWDDILLVVTELAANVIQYAPGPFGLRMRRTFDGVHVTMHDTSTTKPEPRPFHPRTGGGGIGWHLVHTLCTQVSVVVDDEGKDIHVFLPW from the coding sequence ATCACGACGGAGCCGCGTGGGAACGACACACCGCCTTCGGAGGACGGGTACGAGCGCACCTTCTCCTTCGCGGGTGAGTTGCGCAACGTCACGGAGGCGCGGCTGGCCGCGGAGGAGTTCCTGCGCGCCCTCGCCACGCGGACGCCGCCGGCCGCGCACGAGTACTGGGACGACATACTGCTGGTCGTGACGGAGCTGGCCGCCAACGTGATCCAGTACGCGCCCGGCCCGTTCGGGCTGCGGATGCGCCGCACCTTCGACGGCGTGCACGTGACGATGCACGACACGAGCACGACCAAGCCCGAACCGCGGCCCTTCCATCCGCGCACGGGCGGTGGCGGCATCGGCTGGCACCTGGTGCACACGCTGTGCACGCAGGTCAGCGTGGTGGTCGACGACGAGGGCAAGGACATCCACGTGTTCCTGCCCTGGTGA